A region of Haladaptatus caseinilyticus DNA encodes the following proteins:
- a CDS encoding IclR family transcriptional regulator, with amino-acid sequence MMPQRTENGLRTTEISLQLVELLVKHDGATLGELADETDLARSTIHNHLQTLAHYGYVVRENNIYRVGLKLHHLGDYARKQNEVYDIAKRIVTDLAEETELEVDFTVEENGRTVALYDATSYSDSPSFIVDGRLFHMHNTASGKSILAEYPETRITEILDQWGLPSETEQTITTRDELFADLERTRERGYAINEEEAIEGLWAVSKVVKDRLGRVRGSLNVCGPTYIHTDEREKTIVSQLDKKIEAFERSIAERS; translated from the coding sequence ATGATGCCACAGCGGACGGAGAATGGGCTTCGAACAACCGAGATATCTCTCCAGCTGGTCGAATTATTGGTAAAGCATGATGGAGCAACGTTGGGTGAACTCGCTGACGAAACCGATCTCGCACGGAGTACGATCCATAACCATCTTCAGACGCTCGCACACTACGGATACGTCGTTCGAGAGAACAACATCTACCGTGTCGGATTGAAGTTGCATCATCTTGGCGATTACGCACGCAAGCAGAACGAGGTGTACGATATTGCCAAGCGAATCGTTACTGACTTAGCCGAGGAAACGGAGTTGGAGGTCGATTTCACCGTCGAGGAGAACGGACGAACCGTCGCGCTGTACGATGCCACTAGCTACTCCGATAGCCCATCGTTCATCGTCGATGGCCGTCTCTTCCATATGCACAATACAGCGTCCGGGAAGTCGATCCTCGCGGAATATCCCGAGACCCGAATTACGGAGATTCTCGATCAGTGGGGGCTTCCTAGCGAAACAGAGCAAACGATCACGACCAGGGATGAACTCTTCGCGGATCTAGAACGTACTCGAGAACGGGGCTACGCGATCAACGAAGAGGAAGCGATCGAAGGACTATGGGCGGTAAGCAAGGTCGTAAAAGACCGGCTGGGCCGTGTCCGTGGCTCGTTGAACGTTTGTGGCCCCACATATATCCACACCGACGAACGCGAGAAAACCATCGTTTCTCAACTCGACAAGAAAATCGAGGCGTTTGAACGAAGTATCGCCGAGAGATCCTGA
- a CDS encoding mechanosensitive ion channel family protein, whose protein sequence is MISTALVVAAEIVGFATIWNANFVLREVVSAVIVNQWTLIQQLVTIAVFIIAYLLIRFTNRSIDKLAETKALTGHQTEIAYHVSNVGIFLVAIGIVLSLWGIDLTNFFISAGVMSVMIGLAARTTLAAMVSGFVLLFSRPFRVGDWIKIGEESGVVKDVTIFNTKIQTFDGKSVLIPNDEITNRGLRNVSENNQLRIEIPVGVDYETDLEHAEDELEEASEKIEGIKSTPAPQIIIREFESSSILFELRVWIENPTSRRRWKAKTNAIKVIKNQFDAADISIPFPQRVHDSRGEGNDHSPRRQAVPAND, encoded by the coding sequence ATGATCAGCACTGCACTGGTCGTCGCCGCTGAAATCGTCGGCTTTGCTACGATCTGGAACGCGAATTTCGTCCTTCGGGAGGTCGTGAGCGCAGTGATCGTCAACCAGTGGACGCTCATACAGCAGCTGGTGACGATAGCAGTTTTCATCATCGCTTATCTGTTGATCCGTTTCACCAACCGATCGATCGATAAACTCGCTGAAACAAAGGCGTTGACGGGCCATCAAACGGAGATTGCGTACCACGTTTCGAACGTCGGGATTTTCCTCGTCGCGATAGGAATCGTTCTCTCCCTCTGGGGAATCGACCTGACGAACTTCTTTATCAGTGCCGGTGTGATGAGCGTCATGATCGGGCTGGCGGCTCGGACGACACTCGCTGCGATGGTCTCCGGGTTCGTACTCCTCTTTTCACGACCGTTTCGGGTCGGTGATTGGATCAAAATCGGGGAGGAGTCCGGGGTCGTCAAGGACGTTACGATTTTCAACACGAAGATACAAACGTTCGACGGAAAGAGCGTCCTGATTCCGAACGACGAAATCACGAATAGGGGCCTTCGAAACGTATCGGAGAACAACCAGCTACGGATAGAGATTCCGGTCGGCGTCGATTACGAGACGGACCTCGAACACGCGGAGGACGAGTTGGAGGAGGCCAGTGAAAAGATCGAGGGAATCAAATCGACACCTGCCCCGCAGATAATCATCCGGGAGTTCGAGAGTTCATCCATCCTCTTCGAACTTCGCGTCTGGATCGAAAATCCGACGAGTCGTCGCCGATGGAAGGCGAAAACGAACGCGATCAAGGTGATCAAAAACCAGTTCGACGCGGCGGATATCTCCATCCCGTTCCCGCAGCGAGTACATGACTCCCGCGGCGAAGGGAACGACCATTCCCCACGACGGCAAGCCGTCCCAGCGAACGATTAG